TATTACAAGAGCGTAATATTCTAGTTGTGAGTGAGTCAGGATTCCACACCCCAGAAGATTTAGCAATAGTAGAATGTGCAGGAGTCTCTGGTGTCCTGATTGGAGAGTCTCTCGTAAAACATCCAGATCCAGGGGAAGCCATTACCAATCTCTTCGCTAAATCTTCATCGCCTGCCAAATTAGGGCTTTAACCAAATCATTTTGGCTTATGTAACAATTTATTTAATGGCAAATCACCAAAAGGATAAAGAATAAAGGATACAGTAAGAAAGGTTTATGCCTCCCTATTCCTTCATCCTTTACACTTTATACTTTCTACTTCAGTAGACTTATCCAAAAATTGCAATCAAAAATTAACTACATGGAGCAAATTCCTCTGCCTTCACCTGTCCACTACGAACTTATACTGCAACTGCTAGAAAGGCAAACTCTCACAGCAGTCAGCAGCAACCCAACCCTAAGGAATCAGGTGAACCAGCTTATTATTAGTCTCAGAAAAGCCGTTGCACAACAAAAGCAATTAGAAGAAGCTTGTCAATCGTCCTTTATGGAAGTAGATCATCGTTGGTCGCTCAATCATCTTAAAACCGAACAAGTTGTTACCCCTGATTGATGAAAAACTTCCATAAATGGTTCTTACAGGGCGATTAACTTCGCCTTCACTAAAACAATTCGCAATTCGCAATTGATTTTTCTTATTGATTGCAATTTGCGAATTTGTAAATATTAACAGTGACCAGTGACCAGTGACCAGTGACCAGTGAGCGATTATTAATAAATAAAATCAATTTATTTTTCTTTATAAATAAATTTTGCATATTGTATCGTATATTTACAGCAGTTTTCATCTAAATGAACCACGCCGTTTGTAAGGGGCGCAATGCCTTGCACCCCTACGATTGTGGTCTATTTACCTGAAAATGGCTGTAGCTTGTCATTTGTTAAAATTTGACGATTTCTTACATTTCTTCATATAATAGTTTTTACCGCTGTATACTACTTACGCATCTTTGTTAACTAAAGAAATTTGTAATTATTTTTTGTTTTTTAATAATCTACTAACTACCAACTACCCACGACTAACTACCAACTAAACGAGAAAGCGGGCTGAATCATTCGCCCGCTTCTCAGATTTATTCTGTTTGACAAAGTGATAAAGTCCGCAATTTATCACATTATGAATCAGCCTTTGTAAAAGGCAGGGCAAATCCCGCATAGTAGATTATCCTCAACGACCTCATCATCACTATGCTGTTTCTAACCAGTCATATATTTGTTCTAACTGGTCGATGGTAATTAAGCCATACTGCCAAAGAATCATGGGTAAAGGACCCGGATCTTGCTCTCGATGACGAAGAGCAACTGCCATGCAGGCTGTTGAGATTGCTAAATCTTCCTGCAGAAAATGAATAAACCTAGAATATGTTGATGGTGACACCCTTATTGACCCCCTAAAATTTGCAATTGAAGTGTACTTAAGTATATCAAGTAAAAATTTTTCCGACACCGATGTGTTCTTAAATGCTAAATACGCATCGATAAACACTTGTATCGGTTTTCTGATGTTCTTGAAAAAGGCGGCTTATATTGACTCAAACTTTTGTGCCATTAGCTTTTGAGTTTTAAATAGCACAAATTCTTGTTCAATTTAGCTTTATCCTTTCTACCTCAGTACCCCAGTTCGCTACAACTGCACTAAGAAAGATTCCTTAGATAATACTCCCTTAGTGACTACACTTTACACTTACGTCAAAAGAAATATCTTTTATAGTATTAATTCCAAATAACTGAAAATTGGAGTGATTCTACGAACTTGTAAAATTATGTACTAAGTCATGGTGTAGCCAGTAAACCGAATTTCTTCGATTTATTACGGATTACTCCGTTTCATCGCTACTTGGCGAGCCAAACCCGTCATCTGAATTTAAGGACAGCATCGCTTACTGAAAAGTATTGTATCAAATACTAGTCCTATAAAAATTTTCTTTACATATACGTAATAGTTTTTTTACAAATGCTTCACAGAGAAATTCTAATACTACTCGGATAAGAGGAAATTAGAACCCCAGTCAATAAGTGCAAAAGCGGAGTTCTGACACCTCAATTATCGTAATCCCTTGCAGTACTGGGGACGCATTGCCTTGCGCCTCTACAAAATCCTTGTTTGGAAATCCCCGAGCAAAAAAATCATTTCATCGAAGCACCGGACTTAAGAAAGTCAATTTTGACACGAGATCCTTCTTTCAAACCAAGTTCTGATGCTCGCCCAGAACGTAGTTCAATAACTTGGTTAACTGGTGTTTCAGGACCGTAGGTAGGACAAGGAATGGTGTTACAGGGAGGAACAGAAACAGCAACGTATTTTACAACACCATCAAGTATAAAGACCATATCGAGAGGAACAGGTACATTCTTCATCCAAAAACTAGCTTGAAAAGCTGACGGAAATTGAAAGAGCATTCCGCGATCGTCAGGTAAAGCAGGTCGAAACATCAATCCCATTGCCTGCTCTTGGGGTGTCTGTGCTACTTCCAAATGAATCTTTGCACCATCAGGAACAATTGCAACAGCTGAAATTGGTAACTGTTGACCTGCATTGGTTGTAAGTGGTACTTTCTCCTGATTCATTGGTGCTTGAGTTTGAGAACTAGGAGTAGCTGTAGGAGAAACTGCTGATGTCTGAGTCGAACAACTCATCAGCAATACACTCAAAACTATTGATAGCACGCATAACCAATTTATCATAACAGCTTTTTTTAGTTGTTAGTTGTTAGTTGTTAGTGGTCACTGGTCACTGTTTCTACGATTCTCTCAACACGTAACCTACGCCCCTCACGGTTTGAATAAGTCGCTTTTGACCTTCATCTTCTATTTTCAACCGTAAGTAGCGAATATAAACTTCAATAACATTTGATTCGCCCATAAAGTCGTAACCCCAAACGTTTTCTAAAATTTGTTCGCGAGTTAATACTTCACGAGGATGTTCCATCATATACTTAAGAAGTTCAAATTCCTTCATCGTCAAGTCAATTGCTTTGCTGTTTAGCACGACACGACGAGTTGCTATATCTAAAACTAAATCTCCAAAACGCAATTGCTCGGTTGTATCGATATCTGGTTTTAAGTACAAGCGCACTAAGTTCAAAAAATCTTCCGATCTGTATGGCTTGAGAAAATAGTCATCTGCGCCTGCTTCCAAACATGCTACACGGTCGTCAACAGTATCCCGCGCCATCAATACTAACACAGGCGATCGAGCTCCAGTACTTCTAAAACTTTTACATAATGACAACCCAGACTCTCCTGCTAGCATTCTGTCAATCACAATCAAAGCAGGTTGACGTTCCCGACTATGTTGTATACCACTTATCCCATCATGAGCCACAAGCGGCTCATAACCTGCTTCTTTTAAATCAAAAGCAAGCTGATTGGCGAGGCTTTCGTCGCTTTCAATAACTAAAACACAAGGGTTATGAGCAACTGTCATATAGATTCTATACTTTATATTTTAGATTCAGTGAGAGGTGCAATTGTTTCTTAAAAATAAAAAATCCTGATTTAACAAGCTTTCTACCCTGTTGTAACACGTACAAGTATCAGCTATATAAATCAAGATCGTCAGTAAACTTAACGACTAATTTAAAATTTTACCCATAGGCCGTGACCAGTGACCATTACGGCAATTCTACAGACGTAGGTTTTGCTATGTGTGGTAAACCCCAACCTAATTTTTCTCGCAAAATTCTAAAAAATTCTGGGGACTGCAAGCGGATAAATCGGGCGCTGTATTGCGATCGCTCCAAATACACCCTATCCTCTGGAAGAACATAGCATCCACCATTCCCATCTACCACCATAACCAACCGAGGAGTATTGACTGGGTAGATATTAACAGGGTCGCTATCTGGAAAAACCAGCGATCTAGAGGCTAGAGAATGGGGACAAATGGGTACAAGTTGTAATACTGGTACACCAGGAGCTACTACAGGACCACCAGCACTTAAAGAATATGCTGTAGAACCAGTTGGTGTAGATATAATCACACCATCAGCTGCTATGTCAACTGGTGCGTGACGACCTATGGCGATTTCAAAATGGCACATAGAGGTCAATGGTTCTCTATGTAACACCATTTCATTTAAACACAGAGCTTCCCAGAGAGTAGCATCTCCGCGAAACACTTTGACGCTGAGCATTGCTCTCTCTTCAACTTCATATTGACCCGCCAAAAGTTGCTCTATCGCTTGGGGTAGCTGGTTGAGGTAAGCCTCTGTCAAAAACCCCATGTGACCCGTGTTTACCGTTAGTATCGGAATACCACAAGGAGCCACGAGACGGGACGCTGCTAGAACTGTACCATCACCACCCAACACCACGGCAAATCTCATTTCTGAGTCAAAGCCAGGAGGTGTTAGACCTTCAATCGGGGTGTGACATACGGGGCTTTCAGGGGTTGAATAGCCCAATATCCCACCGACACCACGTGTGATGCAAACATCCCAGCCTGCAGTGG
This genomic interval from Scytonema hofmannii PCC 7110 contains the following:
- a CDS encoding NAD(+) kinase, producing the protein MPKAGIIYNDVKPVAVRIAVELKEKFTTAGWDVCITRGVGGILGYSTPESPVCHTPIEGLTPPGFDSEMRFAVVLGGDGTVLAASRLVAPCGIPILTVNTGHMGFLTEAYLNQLPQAIEQLLAGQYEVEERAMLSVKVFRGDATLWEALCLNEMVLHREPLTSMCHFEIAIGRHAPVDIAADGVIISTPTGSTAYSLSAGGPVVAPGVPVLQLVPICPHSLASRSLVFPDSDPVNIYPVNTPRLVMVVDGNGGCYVLPEDRVYLERSQYSARFIRLQSPEFFRILREKLGWGLPHIAKPTSVELP
- a CDS encoding DUF192 domain-containing protein, which codes for MINWLCVLSIVLSVLLMSCSTQTSAVSPTATPSSQTQAPMNQEKVPLTTNAGQQLPISAVAIVPDGAKIHLEVAQTPQEQAMGLMFRPALPDDRGMLFQFPSAFQASFWMKNVPVPLDMVFILDGVVKYVAVSVPPCNTIPCPTYGPETPVNQVIELRSGRASELGLKEGSRVKIDFLKSGASMK
- a CDS encoding DUF5340 domain-containing protein, with the translated sequence MEQIPLPSPVHYELILQLLERQTLTAVSSNPTLRNQVNQLIISLRKAVAQQKQLEEACQSSFMEVDHRWSLNHLKTEQVVTPD
- a CDS encoding DUF2949 domain-containing protein — protein: MSPSTYSRFIHFLQEDLAISTACMAVALRHREQDPGPLPMILWQYGLITIDQLEQIYDWLETA
- the nblR gene encoding response regulator transcription factor NblR; the encoded protein is MTVAHNPCVLVIESDESLANQLAFDLKEAGYEPLVAHDGISGIQHSRERQPALIVIDRMLAGESGLSLCKSFRSTGARSPVLVLMARDTVDDRVACLEAGADDYFLKPYRSEDFLNLVRLYLKPDIDTTEQLRFGDLVLDIATRRVVLNSKAIDLTMKEFELLKYMMEHPREVLTREQILENVWGYDFMGESNVIEVYIRYLRLKIEDEGQKRLIQTVRGVGYVLRES